Within Blastocatellia bacterium, the genomic segment TCGTGAGTCAGTTGCAGGGCAGGGCCGCCGCGCACAGGCATCGCCCAGACGCTCGTCTGACCCTCGACGTCGGCGCTGATGTAAGCGAGGCGCTGTTCGTCCGGCGAGATACTGATGTTGTAGACGCTGGACTTCAGGGCGTTGAAATCAGTCACCGGCCTGACCTCTGCCGAGCCCGTGTCGAGTGCGAAGAGGTTCTGGTTCGACTCGAAATAAAGCGTGCCGGTCTTTGACCAGAAGATCAGCCTGGCGTCGCCCTGGCCGCTGGCCAGCGTTCTGATCAGCGTTTCCGTGCCGCCGAGCGCTGGGATGCGCCAGATGCCATTTCGCGCGCCGCGGGCGGAGAAGAAAGCGATCTCGTCGCCCGAAGGCGACCAGACCGGGTTGGTGTTGAACTCGTCATGAGTGATCTGCACGGTGTTTCCGGTCGCCGTCTTCTTCAGCCAAAGGTTGCACTTGCCCTCTCTGCTGGAGGCGAAGGCGATCTCTCGGCCATCGGGGGAGAACGCGCCTGTGCTCTCAGGTTCGCCGGGGGCGCTCTGCCAGGTGAAGACTTCGATGGTTTTCAGCGCCGCGGCTGGACTTTTGCGACCGGCGACAAACCACCAGATGACGGCGGCGGCTAGCAGCAGCAGCGGCACGATGATCAGCGCATGGCGCAGAGAGAAGCGCCGCCGCGCCACGGTCAGGCTGGTCGTCGGTGGTATGTGTGCGCCGGTGAGCGGCGCGACCACTTCGGCAGTTGTGTGGCCCGCGCGGGCGCTTGACTCGATCTCCTGCTGCAAGCTCTGGAGGTCAATGAGCAAGTCCTGAGTGGTTTGATAGCGCCGCTCGCGATCCTTGCGCAGCGTCTTGGCGACGATGCGCTGCAATTCGGCGGGCGCTTCGGGCAGATGCGCGGCCAGCGGCGGCGGCTCCGTGGTCAGCACAGCGGCGATCACATCGCTCGGCGTAGCGCCGCCGAACGGCGCGCGCTGGGTGAGCATTTCGTAGAGCACGGCTCCCAGGCTGAAGATGTCCGTGCGCGCGTCCAAGGCCATGCCGCGCGCCTGCTCCGGCGACATGTAATGCAGCGTGCCGAGGACGATGCCGGACGCGGTCGCCCCGATGTCAAGCGTCGGCGCGGTGGTGTCGAGCCCGGCACCGGGCGCGGCGATCAGCTTGGCCAGCCCGAAGTCGAGGACTTTCACCAGCCCGTCACGCCGCACCATGATGTTTTCGGGCTTGATATCGCGGTGGATGATGCCCGCCTGGTGCGCGGCGACCAGGGCGGCAGCGGCTTGCGCGGCGATGCGCAGGGCTTCGGTGACTTCGAGCCTGCTGTCGCGCAAGAGCTGGCGCAAGGTCTGGCCTTCGATGTATTCGGTGACAATGTAATGCGTGCCGCTTTCGTGCTGGCCGAACTCATAAACGGTCAAGATGTTCGGATGGTTAAGGGCGCTGGCGGCGCGGGCCTCTTTGGCCAGGCGGCGCAACGGCTCTTCGCGTTGGTTGACCTCGTCGGCGAGCAGCTTGATGGCGACCTTGCGCCCGAGCCGTTCGTCGTGCGCCAGGTAAACCTCACCCATGCCGCCCGCGCCGAGCCGCGAGAGGATTTCGTAACTTCCAAGCCTTGTACCGGCAGCCCTCGTCATATTCAGCGTGCAGAAGGTGTTGGCGCTGTCTTGTGCCTCGCAACCGGAAACTTGCATTGCGAGTGGTAACCGAGGTGCGTTAAGAACTGAAGAGATTAAAAATGCAATCGGCGATGGCCCGTCGCCGCGCCTACCTTTGCGTTACCCTTGCCCTGTCATCGCCGGACCCTGCGTGCCGCGCCGTTGAAGATAGGTCGTCTGCTTCGCGGGCTCATCATAATACGACTTTCAGGCGGGCGCAAATTTTTCTTTCTCCGCCGCCGACGCCAAGCCGACGGATGAAAGAAGCGGGCCGCAAAATGATCGGGCGCGGCGGGAAGATTTTTCGAATTTTTTGTAACCGGCGAATGTCGCCCGCGGTATTCACCGTCAGGCGGGCGCGCTCGTGACCGTGCTTCCACTGGCGCGGACGCGAGCACGCTCGGCCAGATTCTCCAAAAAGATGAATTATGGAGGCCCAGTGTTGACTTAGCGCCTGCCTTCAGTTCTTATAATTCATCAACCATCGCTCATAATTCATCATTTTTAACGGAGGGCAAAATGAACCGAGGACGCTTGTTTGCACCCAGGCCGGAGGTTGCGGTGGCGCTCGCCTGCGCTTTGCTGTTCGGCGTTGCTGCCGCCAGAGGTTTGGCGGCCCAGAAGAAAGAAAAGGCCAGGGCGGGTTCCGCCTCGCGCGTGAACGAAGAATACACGGCGAAAATAAAAGAGTTCACGACGGAAAAATACTTCCTGACGGAGCTTGTTGACCACCTGCCGGCGTCAGACAAAGTGCCTTCGCCCGACAAGGTTCTCGGCTACGTCGTAGGCACGCCCAACAAGCTCACCTACACGAAGGATATGTATCGCTACTACCGCGAGCTTGAAAAAGCCACGCCCCGCGTGCGCACTTTCACCGCCTCGGAGCGGAGCGAGGCGGGCAAGGAGCAGATGCTCGTGGTCGTGAGCGACGAATCGAACCTCGCCCGCCTGGACCGCTACAAAGAGGTCACGGCGAAGCTGGCCGACCCGCGCCGCATCAATGACGCGGAAGCGCAAGCCTTGATCGCGGAGGGCAAGGTGTTTTACTGGGCGTCAGGCTCGATACATTCGCCCGAAACCGGGTCGTGTGAAATGCTGATGGAGCTGGCCTACCGGTTGGCGGTCGAGGACTCGCCTTTCATCGAAGCCATTCGCAAAAACGTCATAGTGATGATTACGCCCGCGCTCGAAGTGGATGGCCGGGACAACGCGGTTGATCAATACAACTACCGCAAGGCTAACCCGAACAAGCAAGCGCCGCCGCTGCTTTACTGGGGCAAGTACGTCGCGCACGACAACAACCGCGACGGGCTGGGGATGGCCCTGGCGCTGACGCGCAATCAGATGAAGACGTTTCTCGAATACCACCCGACCATACTGCACGACCTGCACGAGTCGGTCCCGTTCCTCTACACCTCGACCGGCACGGGGCCGTATAACGCGTGGCTCGACCCGCTCGTCATTGACGAGTGGCACGTGCTGGCTTATCACGAGATCGAAGAGATGACCAAGCGCGGGGTGCCGGGGGTGTGGACGCACGGGTTCTATGATGGCTGGGCACCGAACTACAT encodes:
- a CDS encoding protein kinase, with translation MQVSGCEAQDSANTFCTLNMTRAAGTRLGSYEILSRLGAGGMGEVYLAHDERLGRKVAIKLLADEVNQREEPLRRLAKEARAASALNHPNILTVYEFGQHESGTHYIVTEYIEGQTLRQLLRDSRLEVTEALRIAAQAAAALVAAHQAGIIHRDIKPENIMVRRDGLVKVLDFGLAKLIAAPGAGLDTTAPTLDIGATASGIVLGTLHYMSPEQARGMALDARTDIFSLGAVLYEMLTQRAPFGGATPSDVIAAVLTTEPPPLAAHLPEAPAELQRIVAKTLRKDRERRYQTTQDLLIDLQSLQQEIESSARAGHTTAEVVAPLTGAHIPPTTSLTVARRRFSLRHALIIVPLLLLAAAVIWWFVAGRKSPAAALKTIEVFTWQSAPGEPESTGAFSPDGREIAFASSREGKCNLWLKKTATGNTVQITHDEFNTNPVWSPSGDEIAFFSARGARNGIWRIPALGGTETLIRTLASGQGDARLIFWSKTGTLYFESNQNLFALDTGSAEVRPVTDFNALKSSVYNISISPDEQRLAYISADVEGQTSVWAMPVRGGPALQLTHDRVEHRGTVWHPDGRRVLYSARVDGIFQIFAAYLDSGKVSQITFTDTDSFVLDVSADGTRVLYGSSKEESDVWAASIERAEETAFAADIGCELWPDVSPDGKQLAYQSVRNLSQGDKLFDGAILTKPTDARARPSQLAAPGFLPTWSPDGKQLAFMRATGPTYNLWTVGATGGVEKQLTADGLPSVEFTLLPYNRVQESNFRWSPDSRQIVYCSARSGQRNLWLVSADGASDQALTANTDANLFIGCPLWSADGKRVAYSTRPDGISADGQAVYGVWVIDLDTRNTRMVFQSNTYLRLLGWSATDKELLLVTLKGKSGSGSPKAVSLVSVSTESGQPRPVSELESVYPYNIRLSADKKSVAFAARREDKDNLWVMPAAGGPAKKLSANGDPNLYFSSLSWSPDGRTIYFGKQSRRSLLAMIANFQ